The Thalassotalea sediminis genome includes the window ACATTAATGTTTCGCGTATTAAAAGGCCACGGTTAACCATCAAGGGCTCAAGAACAAGCAACATAACAAGGGATTCAAGTCGGACAACGTCCAGTTTGTCAGGCTTCGCCTAATTTTAACAAACTGGACGTTGCCGCTTAATACACGGCGTTATATGCCAATTACATGTCACCATAGGGTGTTATTAAAATGTTATTAGGTCTAAATCTTAAATAAGGAAATATATGAGTCGGTGGATCGAGTCGTTTAACAATCATCCTTTTCAGGTGTCATGGAAACAAATTTTAGAGATCTCAGACGAGATTGTTGTCGATGACGACACAGTTACAACTAGTGTTGAAGAAGTCGCTAGGTTTACCAAGGTATCGACATTTGTTAATGAATTATTGCAAGCATGTGATCCAGAATTAATCCCTAGTTCAACATGGGATAACTTTCATAAGCAATCTAACGCTTGTCTGCAACAAGTTAATAATTATCAAAGTAATAGGAATATTACTCATATCACTAACGCAAATGCTAATTTGGATAACTTATTAACTTATATTAGGCCTTATCAAGTGGTCTCTGGAAAAGCAGCGAAATCTGCAAGTGCATCATATGTAGCTTACACAAAGACAATACATAAGAACCTAAGCGCTTTTCAAGAGGAAGCTAACGGTATTTTAGCTGAAATAAATGCATTAAAAGAACATGCATCTGAGAGCGCGGAAGAATCAAAAGTTGCAAATACTCGTATTAAGGAATTAGAAACTAGCTACTTTGATGATTCTGAAGAGGAAAGTTTGAGCTCTCGGATAAATCAACTTGAAGCGACACTAGAAGAAAACTACGAAAAAATACAAAATTATAAAACCAAATTAATCGACGGTGATTCATATTCTGAATCTATATCATCCGAAATTGAAACTGCACATGAAACAGCTAATTCCAGTTCCGAGAAAATAACTAATTTATTAAATGAAGTTAAATCAAAACTATCAGACTTCAAAAATTATCATACCGTTGTTTTTGGTGAAAAGAATGATGAAGGTGACTTTGAAGGTGGTTTAAAAGCTGAAATTATAGCCAGAGAAAATCACTTGGAAGAGTTTAAAAAACAGCAAGAAACAAAATATAAAGCATTAAACGATGAGATTGAAAGTTTATTACCGGGAGCTACTAGTGCAGGTTTAGCTTCTGCGTACCATGATCTAAAGGTTTCTTTTGATAACCCAATAAAAAATTATTCTAAATTGTTTTATGGCTCTATTTCGTTTTTGATATTGATCGCATTTATATCAATAACCCAAGAGCTGGGGTGGTTTTACATTAAATTTGTTGATGTAACTGATTTAACAAAGTTATTTTCAAATATTATATACAAGCTGCCTTTAATAATACCAGTCCTTTGGCTTACTCTATTTGCATCCAAAAGGCGAAGTGAAACTTTGCGATTACAACAGGAATATGCCCATAAAGAGGCTCTTGCAAAGTCTTATCAAAACTTTAAAACTCAAATTGAAGCACTAGAACAATCAGACCCAGAGCTAATGAAAAAATTACTTAGCTCTGCTATTGATGCTGTATCCAAAAATGCCTCAGATACACTTGATAAAAATCATGGTGATAAGACGCCAGTGCATGAAGGCGTAGATGGATTAATAAACTCTATGGAAAAAGTAAAAAAAGTATTTACATAGTTGGCATATAACAAGGCGTTTAAACGGAACTAAAACAGTTGACAAGGTTCCGCTTCACTTCACATTATAACCAACAATTTTAGTTCGCTTAACGCGGCGTTAGCATTTTTATCAACAATGGAGAGTAAAATGGAAGTTTTTAAAGCATCTGTTCAATATAATGATTTAAAAGGGTCTTGTGCCGCCGATAGAGCAGATAACTCTGACGCAACTGAATGGTTAAGGAATAATGGCCACATACAAGAAAACGAATTCCTTGTAGGTATTAGCATGTTTGCTGGTGAAAACCATGGAGAGCATCGAGACCCAGTGAGTGTAACGTTTTTAATAACCGATGAAACAGGTTTTAGAGCACTAGGGCAAAACTCTAGCGATTATGAAATTCGTAAAGTAAACGTAGATATGGAAATTACTGCATTTCTTGCTTTGTTCAAACGCTTTGAAATTACTTTATCAACTAACTCTTGCTTAGAAGGCAAAGAGTACTAAAAATGCTAACAAGGCGCTTAAACGGAAAAATTACTGTTGGCTGCAGCTCGTACCTCGCGCATTTTAGCCAAACTGTATTTTTCCGCTTAGCTTAGCGTTATGTGGCTGTGTTCAAGCTCGAAGAGGTTAAACATGCATCGGGATCTGCTCCGTATGGGAAAGCTTAAGGATTACGCGAACTATGACTGAAAGTCTTTCTAGGGTCCTGCTTGACAATGGAGTAATAGCGGCCTCCATTCCTGAAATAATTCCGCTATTTCGGCAAGCTTACATTTGCTCAGGTACTGTAGTGTTATCTCCGGGGCAGCGTTGGAATGAGCTGATGGTGATTCGTCAAGGTATTTTCAGGCTGTACTACTTGGATTCCAGTGGGAAAGAATCCAATAAAGGCTTTTTTAGCGAAAAGCAAATTCTTGCCCCGATAGCTCAATCTGCTATTAAAAAGCCTTCATTATTCTTCGTTGAAGCGCTGACTAATGTTGAAGTCTATAGCTGTGATTATGAACAGCTGGCCACGCTTCTGAACAAGTATTCTGGTGGGAGAAACTTTTACAACCGCCTGGCTGAGAACCTTCTTGAAGATAAAATTCGACGCGAAGTTATGTTCCTTCAGTTAGATGCAAGAGGTCGTTATGAGGGGTTTGTCACAGATTTTCCTGATCTGCACGAGCGAGTTCCACTCCACCATTTAGCCTCTTATCTCGGGATGACGGATGTAACTTTATCGCGTATTCGGAGAAAAAGCTGACTTAACAAATGTTAAGGAGCTAATTTAGCTCACTATCTATAATGCTCCTCCATTTACAGAAGTGAGGAGTTATACCTATGAGAAAATTTTTATTTAGTAAAATATTGGTTGTTACATTAGCTATTCTATCGTCGAAACTATATGCAGCACCTATTGACAAGTCAAAGTCGGCGTTAGTAATGATTGAGTATCAAAATGAGTGGGTAGCTGGTGATGGAACTCTGCGTAATCTTCTTGTTAAGGACGAAACTCTCTTTAAGTCTGCCATACAACATTCGAAAACTCTTTTGGCTACTGCCAGAAAAGAAGGAATAACCGTAATTCATGTAACGCTAAAGCCAGATGCCCAATATCGAATTTTTGGTGATGCGGAATTTGGTATCAGAGCGGCTATACCTAATGCTAAAACATGGCAGGGTGATATGCAGTCTATTCATCGCGACTTTATGCCTACGGCGAATGAACACGTTATTACTGAAAGAACGGGCGTTTCAGGCTTTGCTGGTAGTAACTTAGACAGTTTCTTACGTAATAATGGTATAGACACCATCTTTCTTGCAGGGTTTGCAACTCATGTGTGTGTAGAATCAACACTAAGGGATGCTCATGACAAAGGCTATCGCACTTTTGTGGTTACAGACGCTACGGGTGCTTTTACTCAATCCCAGCAAAGCTATTTTGAAAATGAAATACTTCATCATTTTGGTCATGGTATGAAAAGCACTGAATTTATAAAAACTTTTGATAATGGCTGAGGAAAGCCTGTAGAGTAAATCTTGCCAGCTAGCAAGAAAATCGTATTATGTTACAGTAGACGAAATAAGTGTAATCAATCGTCACATAACAAAACGCTTAAGTCACTCCCTTCGGTCGCTGGGACGCCTATACGCGGGGCGGCTTCGCCATTATGCCCCACGTATCTGCGCCCCTTAGCTTGGCGTTAGGTGTACTGAAGAATATGCGAATAATGGATGATTCAGATAACCAATTTGGTTTTGTTATTTGCTTAATTTCCGTATTAGCTTTGTTATCAGTTGTTTTGTCAGGAAAGGAGCAATGGCTCAAATATATAGCTCCAATATTTCTGCTTTGGGGTATAAACTGTGTTTGGGCTTACTTTAAAAAGAAAACTATTTATGGTTTGTACTTTCCAATATCAAATAACGCGCAAATTGTTTTTCGCATTATGGGGTTAGCTATTGGTATTTTATTTATTATTGTCAGTATAAGTATGTACACCTAACAAGCAATTAAAGCGAGACTTTTTACAGTTTGCTCAGTTTCGCTTCGCTACACAATTTTAGCAAACTATAAAAAGCCCCTTAATGTGGGCGTTAGCTATTTCGGAGAGTATGTGGTGCACAAGGAAGTAAAGCCTAAAAAACGTAATGAGTTTTCTCAATATATAGCAATATTTCTATCAGTCTTATTTACTACTTATATGAAACGAACTGTAGAAGACAGTTTTACTGATTTACAAGAGCTATCATTCCTGATGGATTTAGGTTTATATCTAATAATATTTATCCCGTTCCATTACTTAATTTCTAAATTTACTGATTGGCTCTATTCTGGCAGTGGCGAGAGCAATAGCTAACAAGTCATTAAAGCAGGACAAAAAACAGTTGGTTTTTGCTCGTACCTCGCTTATTTTAACCAACTATTTTATTGCCTCGTAATGAGGCGTTAGGTGCCTATTAGAGTCAGAGTTATGAATGAAAATAGAAAAGAAATTTCTCATCGATTAATTTATTCTGGTTGGGACTTTCAGCAAGCTTTATCTGCTCTGACTTTCTTACTCGAAGAGTGCGAGTACGATAAAAGGTATAGCAAAGTTGAAATGAGACGTTTTCGATGTTTTGAAACCACATTAATAGTTTCCTTTGCTAGGCCATTCAAAGCAGGGTGGGGCAGAGAAAACCTAGATTTATCAAAAATAGGTTTTACATTTACTGAAGAAGATTTAATTTTAAAAAACAAAATCATAAAGTTGAGAGATAAGGTTATTAGTCACTCTGATGAAGAGCAGATGCATTATAAATCATATTCTTTTAAGCCAATTGATGATCGTGATATTAGAGTGCCAATGACTGTATTTAATGAATCTTTATACTTAAATGAATCCGAGGTGAGGGCAATTGAAAATCTTTTGCATAGGGTATTGGACAAATTAGCTAAATATGAATTCGAGTTGGTCCAAGGTGAACATGAAGCATTTAATAAATCTAAAACACCAACTAATACGTAAAATTCACCTAACAAGCTGTTTAATCGGGACTTTTTATAGCCTGCTGAGTTCCGCTTCGCTACACATTTTAGCAGGCTAATAAAAAGCCCCTTAACAGGGCGTTATATTTTTTACTGCAATCGTCGATAAGGAAGTTGATAACAAATGAAGTTTATTCTTATAGGTCTTTTAGTTTTACTTGCTTTGCCTGCTCTTTCAGGCAAATACTCTAGTTGTGAAGATCCACAATACAAAGCTTATGTAGCAAAGAGGCTAGCCTTCTATGAAAAGCTCGAAAAAGAACGTTATAAAGAGGCGTTGGACAAGCTACAAGAAACCCCGTTTGAAAGTCTAAGTAAGCCAGAAAAAGAGCTTTTTTTAAGTTCAAATACAGTGCTCAGTGCGAGATTTGATACGAAAAAAGTTGCAGTGAAAAACATCAAAAGATTTGAAGAGATTCAGAAGCAAAAACCTTTTTATGCTAAATCAGGTGATATGCCTCACTTGGTTAACATTGCACGAGGCTGGATGGCATTAAATGCAGGAGATGAAAAGGCTGCGATTAATTATTTGTTAGATTCTACTAATACTAAGGGGTCACCTGTATTAGGTAGTTTTGGGCCAGATAAAACTCTAGTTAGGGCTTTATATCAACGAGGACACAATGAAGCTGTTTTAGAGTATTTGAGATTGGCAGAGTCATTTTGGAATACTGAAAGTGCAAAAAACTATATTGAAGTTTGGCGTAAGATGATAAAAAGTAGTTGTGCTATTCAATTTCAGTTCTACGATACTACATCGATTAAAGAGATAGGGTTGTAGTTGTTTAAAAAAATAACAAGCGCATTAAGCACGGGACTGCTAACTGTTTGCTCGGTTCCGCTACGCTTCACATTTTAGCAAACAATTATCAGCCCCTTATGCGGGCGTTAGGTTTCAAATTAAGTTGGAATTAAAATCATGACATGGATTTACAAATCATTTACATATGCACCTAAACCTAAAGGTTTTGCGAAAGTTGACAATTTGTTTAGAAGCGACTCTAAATTTGAAAAAATATTAAATAACTTTAGTGAATTAGGTTGGGAATACGTTGAAGCAATTAGTCTAAATGTTGGTATATTGTCGTCTAAAGAATATCTAATTTTACTTCGTGGTAAACAAGGTTCTGCGTACAATACTTTAGAGGAAAAGGCTTTAAACGAAGCAAAGGCGCAAGTTGAAACATAACAAGCTGTTAAACAAGGACAAAAAACAGTTGGTTTTTGCTCCTTCGTCGCTTATTTTAGCCAAGCATTTGTGCGCCCCATATGGCGGCGTTAGGTAAATCGCGTAATCAATATATTAAGGAGAATATTATGAAAAAGGCATTAATGATTTTAATTTGGTTTGTAGGGTTATCACTTATCTTTGCCTTTGTTGGTGGTTTAATGAATGGTCTTTCTGGTAACGCTATTTTTGAGAGCCAAAGCGCAGTTTTAATATCAACATTACTCGCTTTTATTGTTTCAGTTTTAGGTGTTTATAAGCAACTACTTCCATTTACAAAGCAATCACCCAAGGTTTAATTTACCTAACAAAGCAATTAAATAACGGACACGTAACAGTTTGCTCGGTTCCGCTTAGCTACACAGTTTTAGCAAACTAATAAAAAGCCCCTTAACGTGGGCTTATGTTTTCAAATGGAGTTGAAGTTGAGTTATCACAAATTAAAATTGATTGGCATTTTAATGCTGCCTTTGTTTCATGGAATGGCATTTCTTGGAGGATTTCAATTTCCAATATTTAAATATCTAAATCCTTACTATGATCTTCTTTATCCTCTTGTATTAATAATTTCTACAGTATTTTTTGTCTTAGGTGTTTTCAAAGAAAATAAAGTCAATGAACAAGGCTGGTCCAGTGACAAAATACTCACTATTGTCGGCGGATTTTTTATATTAATGAACTTTGTAGTTTCATTAATGATGTTCGCGACAATAACATAACAAGCTGTTTAACAAGGACAAAATACAGTTGGCTTTTGCTTCCTTGTCGCTTATTCTAGCCAACTATATTTTGCCCATTAACAGGGCGTTAGGCTTCACAATCAATAGAGCACTATGAAAATAATTAATTCAGA containing:
- a CDS encoding cysteine hydrolase family protein, with amino-acid sequence MRKFLFSKILVVTLAILSSKLYAAPIDKSKSALVMIEYQNEWVAGDGTLRNLLVKDETLFKSAIQHSKTLLATARKEGITVIHVTLKPDAQYRIFGDAEFGIRAAIPNAKTWQGDMQSIHRDFMPTANEHVITERTGVSGFAGSNLDSFLRNNGIDTIFLAGFATHVCVESTLRDAHDKGYRTFVVTDATGAFTQSQQSYFENEILHHFGHGMKSTEFIKTFDNG
- a CDS encoding Crp/Fnr family transcriptional regulator, with amino-acid sequence MTESLSRVLLDNGVIAASIPEIIPLFRQAYICSGTVVLSPGQRWNELMVIRQGIFRLYYLDSSGKESNKGFFSEKQILAPIAQSAIKKPSLFFVEALTNVEVYSCDYEQLATLLNKYSGGRNFYNRLAENLLEDKIRREVMFLQLDARGRYEGFVTDFPDLHERVPLHHLASYLGMTDVTLSRIRRKS